The Gossypium hirsutum isolate 1008001.06 chromosome A03, Gossypium_hirsutum_v2.1, whole genome shotgun sequence genome contains the following window.
ATTGAAGATGCTCAAATAAGGGTTTTCCAAATGTCGTATAATAAATTTCAAGttatgttattaatttttttccttttttttaaagtaatatatGATTTAAATACCATATACTTTATTCTAAACATATcaatatttacttaattttataataaaaattagagtAAATTGCATGAAAAACCTTTATTTGAGCTTTTTATACGAGCACTTAGCTTTTTTTCGTAAACacattatacttaaattataatacGCGCATACTCTTAAGTCATATTTTAGCTAATATTCAACCTCTAAGTTGACAATTATATTGACAAAAGATACAATTAATCTAAtactaaaactttaaaaatttaaccaaaatgttttgaagtttaaGGATGAATTTAAAATCTAAATCATAATCAAAGGATATCAAATGAAATTAACCCATTTCATCTCACGTTATTGATTAATAGTATTTCGGGTCGGGTGCGTATCTCTCACTAGAAACGTACACGTTTTTCAGACCTTTGCCATAAAATGACTGAGAGATGGTTTCCCACCGTGAAGCATGCAGGTCATTAATGATGCTAAGGACACAATATATGCATACATTATATATATGGTTAGATTATTGAGATTTGAtatgtttgttttttttcattttgtggtGTTTTGCATTGTAGTCCTTAGTTTcatcattttacattttttttatataaataattttgggGACCCATGTTTGTAAAACTGTCTCAATTATTGCATTCTTTTTTCTTTCGtccttttctcttcttttgcatAATTAAAAAGCCATCTAAACAACTATAATTCTTATCTTTTTTGTTGGCCTTTTTGCATTGCTATACCTTTTCTCGACATGTTCTCTAAATCTCATATATGTTTCCTTCTCAACCATAAGCTAAGCCTTTGTATTGTTCTACTTTTATAGGTTCACATCTCATGAGGATTTGGGATTTTGAATATTTAGATTTGAATCTCAACACATGTATTTCTAATATCATCATACATAATTACTTAGGGTAGGCCTAATCCGATAGATATATTTCATTTGTTCgatttgaattttaataaaataagccCAACAAAGTCCAAGGAAAATGGTATTTTCATGCAGAGAATTTATTCACAAACAGATAATTAACAGGTAAAAGCATGAGCTTCAGCTACCTCAAAGCTAAACATTCTACTCTCTTCATGTTCTTTTTTCATACACAAAACACCTACATGAACTTGAACTAAACCAGGCAAGACAACAAACAGTTAGAAACCCCCATAATTTACAATCAACCTCACGACATCAATGTTCCAATAACTCCAGCAATAAGACTTGTGGGATCCCCAAGCACAGCTGATATCACAAATTGTAAAGCCAAACCAGCCATTTCACAACATTTCTTTACTTTCCCTTTCCTTCTCTTATGTGGTGTTTGCAATGTGTTTTTCAAACTTGGGATTCTATTTTCCAATTTCTTAATACCCTTTCCATATCCAAAATACAATTCATGCCAATTTTCCACTAACATTTCCCTAACACATGCAACATGCAAATTATATTTCTTACAACTAGACCTATAACTCCAACTCCTCCCTTTACGTCCACATTTATGACATGGTGCCCTCACTTTCCTATACAAATACAAATTCGTTTCTCCGTCGTCTAACACCATCGGTAACTTCGCACAACATGGATGAAGATCGAACCCGCATGACTTACAATGGTAAACGAACCCGGTAATGTCTTTTTCACAAGCGTTGCAATAACGAGGTGTGTCTCCGGGTGGTCTCGAGAAGAATTGGAAGGAACATTTGGGGTAAAAAGGGTGGTGGATTGAAAGAGAAGGTATGGCGCAGTGTGTATGGAGATCGAAATCGCAAAAGGAACATCTGTAATGTGAGCcgtgttgcggaagcgacgataatattaataacaatattatcagaaatatttagataattattatgccaacaattatactaagaaaattcccagttaaattggaggggtcacaatggtcccgcttaaaacccaacaactagacagaactcacttagatatttatagcaataataactaaataaatataaccaacataaagctattaaataaaagcaaacaaataagaaataaaatatcagagttttaacgaggttcggccaatttagcttacgtcctcggacactaccaaattaatatttcctctagaaatattacaaaggagaagattttgggatgatacaaccaaagggggaggggttctatatataacaaaccaaacccctccctttctatcttttcctaatgtgggatattgccaatattcaacaaatctccaccttggcgatattccacatcttcgaacatcttctcataacacaaacttcaatagtgtcttcaaatttgcaaccaatcgccttcttcccttttggtagttgtgccagcttccacgtcttgtttttctctagagattgcatttcctcttccattgcacctaaccatctattattctctaaactctgaatggcttcggtgtaagtggatggaatattatcaacaactggaagtgcataagctaccatgtcagtgaaacgagcaggtttctgaatttctcgtctctgccttctgactgcaattggctctgattgctgttgaggttcttgggtagaaacctcttcctcatctgactctgcatctgccaatgaagaatcactagtggtaccttttgctggaattaccacactctgctcaaactccacctgctgcggagtacactccacctgctgtgaagtactactcactccttctggatttaccttattcaacatggcagattcatgaaaggtaacatccctactgattatcgtcttctttgcctctagacaccacaaacgatatcccttaacaccagcattgaagcccatgaatagagccttctttgctcttggatctaactttgattctttcacatgataatatgcaatagaaccaaaaatgcgcaaggtgtcataatcagtagcaggttttccataccatttctccaaaggagtcttgccatttatagcagatgatggcaaatgattgatgagatgttgagcgtacgtcacagcctcagtccaaaactttctatctaatccagcattagataacatacatcgaactttctccacaagcgtgcgattcatacgctctgccaccccattctgttgcggtgttccacctacggtgaagtgccttactatgccacaatcttggcatatcttcaggaaaggatcgcttttatattctccaccgttgtctgatcggagaaccttaatcttccttcctgtctgattttcaactttagttttccacttaaggaaaacttcaagcacctcatctttgttcttcatagggaacacccaaactcgtctggaaaaatcatcaataaaggtgacaaaataacgtcttcctccaagtgatggagtcttggacggtccccatacatcagaatgcacataatccagaatacttttagtattgtgaatcccagtgccaaatttcacccttcgttgttttcccagaacacaatgctcgcaaaattcaagtttgcaagtctttgtacctttcaataatccttgcttggctagagtttgcaaggatttttcaccagcatggcccaaacgcatatgccacagctgtgttgcctcagcgtccttcttggtactcgtaattgctgctgctgttgtcccgaccactgtactaccttggtagtaatacagattgttctttcttatgcctttcaacatcaccaatgctcctgaagttgctttaagaactccatctcgtattgtcacaactaggcctttagattctaacgaccccaa
Protein-coding sequences here:
- the LOC107938863 gene encoding uncharacterized protein, producing the protein MKYNEISHFSHPQHTLTFDYTETPFKCDGCKEVGIGSHYRCSFCDFDLHTHCAIPSLSIHHPFYPKCSFQFFSRPPGDTPRYCNACEKDITGFVYHCKSCGFDLHPCCAKLPMVLDDGETNLYLYRKVRAPCHKCGRKGRSWSYRSSCKKYNLHVACVREMLVENWHELYFGYGKGIKKLENRIPSLKNTLQTPHKRRKGKVKKCCEMAGLALQFVISAVLGDPTSLIAGVIGTLMS